The Hippoglossus hippoglossus isolate fHipHip1 chromosome 24, fHipHip1.pri, whole genome shotgun sequence genomic interval tctctgcccAAAAGatagaaaatgcattttttattatgttgatgtttttattccttCACCATCTCACTGTTCCCTACTTCACCGGCTGGATGTCCTTGCTGAATCTATGACCATATGATACATGTGTTGTTTTAGCTTTGTACATAAAATTCAATTCCAATCACGTTATATTTCATTGTGTTCTTCCTCATCAGTTTTATATCTATGTATTATTCCCTCTTTAACTTCAACACCGAAAGCCtcatcttttagtttttttgttcattttccaGCCGAGGAAAGACCTCCACTTCCTCATGGAGACCAACAATGAATACAAGGGTCTTCTTGGATGTTTCCCAGACACCATTGGAGTCCATAAGGTACATCGGGAAATAGTTAgagttttatttgaaaacacatttattgggGATGtgtctacacactgaacctaaCTTCAAGAGAAGTGGTTTTGCAGCACGAGTTGGTTGATAGGTTCAAACTTGGCTCTACACTTATTTTAAGTGATCTCCCTACTGCTAAATTAAAACTGCCAGGTGTTAACTTTTGTTCTGCTAACTgaactgtatgtatgtatgtatgtatgtatgtatgtatgtatgtatgtatgtatgtatgtatgtatgtatatatatatatctccatccatccatccatccatccatccatccagcgGTTGAAGTTGCATTATATATGTTAAAATGATTCTCTGTCCTTAATGCGATGTAACTCGAGtctcatgttctttttttttcatttgttacaGGCCGCCATAGACAAGGTGAAGGAGGGTGACAAGCTGGTGGCCACCAGTAAAATTACTCCTCAGGAGAAAGTGACCATGGCGAAGCGAGTCAGCACCATGTCTTACACTTTACAAGGTACCAGACTGTCTCTGAGCCAGAGGCAGTGACGCAGGGCAGTTAGTCACCAAGTGTTGCCTGATCTCATTGGTTTCGCCTCTTTTCTGCCGCAGCTGAGATGAACCACTTCCATAGCAACCGGATCTATGACTACAACAGGGTCATGCAGTTGTACCTGGAGGAGCAAGTCAAGTTTTACGAGACGGTAAAGTCGTTTTCATCGACCATCGCTCACAGTAAATTAAATTCGAAGCCAGTCAGACCTTTCTGTGGCCTGTAGACCTGCAGAGAAGCTGCGTAAAGCCTCGATACTAAACCATCTCCACCTGCCTCTGAGTTTGTATTCATGCtcgtttctcttcttcttctgaatcCCCAGATTGCTGCAAAGCTGAGACAGGCACACAGTCAGTTCACTACGATGTGAAAGCCGTCAGCGTCGCACTACAAGACGAGAAGAGTAAAACCCCAGCTCGACAAGCCgaaatatatttacttattCTGCATTcatttccctctttcctttttaatttaaacgTCACATCTCTCTATTTGTTTTGCTCTCACCTCATCGCCTCCTTTTTTACAGACCCAGCTCACGGTGTTACATTTGTCAGCTCAGAAGTTTATGAACAGTTTCTGAGCATGTGCAACAGCTGGAAAGGCTTCGGCACTTGTGTGCGCTTTCATTTTTCGTGGATCAGAAATGAGAGCAGAATGAGAAACACTATTTACACTCAATCCTTTCCTCTGTCCAAGGTCCAGAGCTTGGGATACAGGAAGCACACATCTGAGTTACAGTTAGCGTCCGTGAATTTTCTTCATTGCATGAGTCACACATGAGTTTTTCCTCATTCGATTCAAGTTTTGCtcatgttattttaaaacaatactcgttttttcaatattgattccatgaaaaacaaaaggtaaaGATGCACCTGTAGCAAAACTGTTATCTGCACGATTATCTGGCgatgtattaaaaataaaaaccaaagccTTTCTCCCTCCTGTCACCAGGGGGAGCTGAATTTTAAAGGTAGGCTTGACAGCATATCACAGCTTTACTGCCCTTTTCTTCGTTTATGCAAATGTTGCCTGACATTGTTAGAAGCAGTGGAGCTTTCTTTAAAAGTCCTGGAAGAGTTGGTGAAGGCAGAGTGTGTCTCTTCTGTATGTCCACTGCCGGCAGTGCCAAGTTCTATTTCACCCTGCACTTCCTCAAAAAAGCCAACAGGAAGCTCCACCTCCTTCCTGTCTAGCTCAAGTGCCTTACCCCTTTGAAGAAGATAGAATAAGCTTGAGTTGATAAACCCCTCAcacattgcccccccccccagcctgtGGACTATGATGCTGCAGTTTACAATTCAGGACAGAAGACAAAACATGCGATAACTGACTCTCAGGTTGGGGTTGACTATTTTAAGCATTTTACATTCAAGCCAAACATCATTGAATAGATAGCTTGTGTGTGGATGGTGTCAGACATGATTCTTTTCTCCCAGATCTGATATGaagaatatttgttttataaatggaTTGTGTCATGTAtgcaaattttcttttttgtttttcaccgCCCAATTTTCAATCAGTCTCTAATCTTGTTCACTCTTTGTTTTCTTACCACtttacacataaatatacatatatataaatatatatatatattctgttggACCTATAAGGTGCTTCTTGTTATTGAGATACTATTTTATGTATAGAAGTATTTTCAATACAGTGCAactcagagaggagcagaaattctgtttgatttattaaacaATGATTTGTATTCATTGGgacttgatttgtttttttgtgtgtgtgttggaaagaAACCTCATCTTGTTCTCGGCTGGGCTCAAAGTGTAAAACACCACGCATTCTCTGATTTGTCCTCACAGTACAGCTCTTATTCGCAGCAGCAGACTCGTGCGTAGAGATGGAGAGGAATGAGAATGAGTGTGCTGCCTGTGCAAAGGGTCAAagactgtgtttgtgcagtgttGCAGTGGAGGAAGTGAAAGAGCCCTTTTACACCACATTCATCTCCCACTGGCTTCAGGTGCAGCTGGATGTGGAGGCCACATAAAGTCACCAGGCGAGGAGATCCCCATATACAACAGACAGTACAGGCATTCTCATTTGTTTTGGGTTATTTTCAGTGGATGTGATCTTGTGTGTTTGGGGCTTTTATATAATCCTTAAAACATTGGGGGGTGTTTTGTGTTCAGGCTTTTATGCCACCGCGCTGGCGACATCCAGTGGCCTGAGAAATTACAtatatgtttttgttcattCTTTTGAACACGCTTTTTTCAGATTTGGTGCAAACGTTCAGTTGGACTGAAAGATGAACTGGTTAGATTTTCTGAAACTgctctggttggtggaggcattcAAACACAAGGCAGTTTTTCAGAGTTCAAATCGAAGTGATCACAAGCTGCagcctctctttctgtctgttctggCCCCCTGGTGTTACCACTGCACGACACATGCCTGCTATACTGACACAAACCTGCCAATATGCTAAAGGTCTCAGGAAAGccctgtgtgatgtcatttgaATTGAACACATGACTCAACACTCACTGGATaccacacacaaactgtattttacgTTATGATGAGAGATGTTTCAAGATCCTGGTCTGAAAATGGATCTGAACTCTCATCAAATCCTTTTTAGAACTtgcatcattgtgtgtgtgtatatagtaACCTTTGTGACTCGTGGGATATGTAGTGTTTATTGTACtgcacatatgtgtgtatacacacTCCTCCAAGAGCACATATTCTCTTCTCTGAACCTATACAGAGACAGTAGCACTTGGGTCTTTTTTATCTAATACATTTAGGTTTTCTTATAATTACACATTTGATTCAATTAATAGTTGGCTgacattcaaaataaatgtaatatagcACAGTATAGATATCACAAGAAGTACATTCACACAGCGAATGCAAAGCATTCAATAATCTCACATGCTCTGCCTGCCAGTTGTACACGTCTCCTCTCAGACACCATCAGTTCCATCACACTGTCAACAAATCAGACAAAATCTGCTGATTTATTTTGGCCGAGTCACTAGTAATGTGTCAAgctaaaagtataaaataaaagtacaaaattaCGAAGAACTCACTTCCCACAAGTCAGTGAATAATGTCCCAGGAAGAACTCTGCAGCAGAAAATCAGGTCCGCATGAGAATATCAAGGATACCAGCCAGAGATGCATATGCAATAAGTTCAAAAACAGAGGAGATGTCATATCCACTGGTTAGTCTGTAGGTCCCCTCACTACAAAACAGTTAATCAACATTaacctccctctctgtcaaTAAAAACTTCGTTGGACGTCACCGTCAACGTGGTGTCCAGTGATTTATTGCGTCATCTCCATTGCTGAAGAATTGTTGCTGCAGCTAAACCGTCGTCAGGGTGACGGTTGTTCAGGGTGACAAACGGGTTCGGAAGCTGCGTGGTCGGATCATCATGCTGACCTTTCGTAAAGAGTAATAGTCAGAGTCTTTCCAGGAGTGCCAGACGATCCCATCAGGACCCAGCGGCCCCCGGCCCTGAGGGGTGTAATGGCCTCCCTGCGGGGTCAAGAGGTAGTGAGCACTCTCTTAATGGAACAAAACACTTCAAAGAGGGATAATCTGTGTGCACATACCCTGTAGTAGAAGCCGTTAAGGTTGGCGTAGAAGCACTGGTTGTACCACCAGCCACCGTGAGAGATCTCGGCACAGATGTTCCCACTGTCCGGTGTACTGAAGCCCTGCTTGTCGTGGTACCAGCTGAAAGAGTCCTGCACTGTGCCGCTGAAGCCTGACACGTGGAGACGGTACTGatgctcctcatcctccacactgcacacacattaGTGAAACAAGAGATACAGATGGTTGTGCATGTGTCTCCCACCTGGTTGCACACGTGGCCATGACACTGACCTGAAGCTCTGGTAGACGGCGTGTTTGTACTTGTTGCTCCAGTCCTCCAGGTTTATCCGGAGGCTGTAGTCGCCCTGGGTGCTCAGGTCGTGTATGTGGTCATTGCCCAGCCAGAACTCTGAGTGTAGGTCACCGAATCCGTCCCTGTAGTCCCTCCAGCTGCGGTCAAAGCTCACTGAGCCATCGACCCGCCGCTGGATCACGGTCCAGCCACCACCTGAGGCAAAAAGACAAGGGGAGGATGTTTTGGGATAACCGTGATTTCCCCTCAGTGCCAGTAGGTGATTTGTAGGGGAATGGGGGAATGTttgtcaattctgccatccCTTCTCAGCCTTTCCTCCTTCCCATATTAAAGAGAGTGCTGCAGGTGCAGATAGTGGATTTGTTTGTGCAGGTGAGCATCCTGTAATTAATACCTAACTAAATAGAAACCGAATGGCATTGAAAGGAACAGGAGGGCTTCGCTCTTttcctcgctctccctctctccgacACGAACACAGTCGGACTGACCACTCGCGTTGGCAGCTGTTAAAACATCCACAAAGTTTTTACCAACTGTGGCAGGCAGACTGGATTCAGCAGGTAGTGTGTGCATGCCAACACACAGACTGCAACTCTGGCTTTTCAGTTGAAATATTGTGAAGTAGTTGAAGCCAATATGTATTTTCCTCATGTTCATATATGAGACTCACCATCTGTGTCCATGTCACAGTAAACCTCCACCGGCATGCCTGCCATTGACGGCACTACAGTGTAGAGGCCTGATCTCCTCACGCCATTGTAGTAGATAGAGGCACAGTCTATGGGGCAGTTCCTCACATGTTGAGTCTCTGATGGAAGAGAATGACAGAGGAATAAATGAACAGGGAGAGTTTGGCACCCTCTGCTGGCTGATCATAGCATATGGGTTTGTGGAAATGTGTACCTGGGTGCAGGGCTTCTTGGCGGCTCATGAGAGGGTTGGGATGGACGACGTTGATCAAACAACCAGGGCCTCTTTTTACATCATTCACCAAAAGTGTCAGATTGTGGACTTGGTCCtaagcagagacacaaacagtcCAACTATCAAAAACAGTCAGTGTGCATTGATCCTGAAAAGACCCAGTTaggatgaggagctgcagtTTACCTGTAGTTCCAGGATCAGAGTGCCCTGGAGGTGCAGCAGGGTGGTGGCTTCAGCATAGTGCACCTCCAACTCATGAAAACGCTGTTCCAGGGAGACGTTCAAATGGTGTCTGTCTTCGCTCTGAAGTCAGtgacataaatacacaaacacaaccaaagaCATACACAATAAGTGAAGTCAATGTAAAAGTACACTACGTGAGctgtaaaaatgaataaaagtaagCAGTGGCTCTGTTTCTGTACAGAGTAGCAGAAAATatggatttttaaatatttaaattaatattaattattctATGAGGGAAAATACAATAGTTTTGCTATGattaggggaaaaaaagttataGTTTAGTTTTCTAGCACAGAGAAACATCATGCTCAGGGATCATGCACTGATTTTGCTTTTCCTATAGCTGCTTTAAATTTTGCAGCAGTGCTGCATTGCAGAAATTGCAGCGTCAGTAATCTCTTCCCTGAAGATGTGGCATTCTGgtata includes:
- the si:ch211-203k16.3 gene encoding techylectin-5B isoform X1 codes for the protein MLCRKSQQSLIHTGVSPPQGQTNPVPTMSLLSLNNQPGWSVCYALCVLIVLLPDAKADNLNATARNGGGSQCGEYSNQVMENGMCRLVATLPQLDEQRCPDMFRCTDEVSYWLHENEERKQQIVAMRETISALQEELRNHRHRIKVLELQSEDRHHLNVSLEQRFHELEVHYAEATTLLHLQGTLILELQDQVHNLTLLVNDVKRGPGCLINVVHPNPLMSRQEALHPETQHVRNCPIDCASIYYNGVRRSGLYTVVPSMAGMPVEVYCDMDTDGGGWTVIQRRVDGSVSFDRSWRDYRDGFGDLHSEFWLGNDHIHDLSTQGDYSLRINLEDWSNKYKHAVYQSFSVEDEEHQYRLHVSGFSGTVQDSFSWYHDKQGFSTPDSGNICAEISHGGWWYNQCFYANLNGFYYRGGHYTPQGRGPLGPDGIVWHSWKDSDYYSLRKVSMMIRPRSFRTRLSP
- the si:ch211-203k16.3 gene encoding angiopoietin-related protein 7 isoform X2, which gives rise to MSLLSLNNQPGWSVCYALCVLIVLLPDAKADNLNATARNGGGSQCGEYSNQVMENGMCRLVATLPQLDEQRCPDMFRCTDEVSYWLHENEERKQQIVAMRETISALQEELRNHRHRIKVLELQSEDRHHLNVSLEQRFHELEVHYAEATTLLHLQGTLILELQDQVHNLTLLVNDVKRGPGCLINVVHPNPLMSRQEALHPETQHVRNCPIDCASIYYNGVRRSGLYTVVPSMAGMPVEVYCDMDTDGGGWTVIQRRVDGSVSFDRSWRDYRDGFGDLHSEFWLGNDHIHDLSTQGDYSLRINLEDWSNKYKHAVYQSFSVEDEEHQYRLHVSGFSGTVQDSFSWYHDKQGFSTPDSGNICAEISHGGWWYNQCFYANLNGFYYRGGHYTPQGRGPLGPDGIVWHSWKDSDYYSLRKVSMMIRPRSFRTRLSP